Proteins encoded within one genomic window of Eleutherodactylus coqui strain aEleCoq1 chromosome 1, aEleCoq1.hap1, whole genome shotgun sequence:
- the LOC136621896 gene encoding uncharacterized protein: MQRDAVTSDAVGEPGNGGRFKNGNPPGKLPLTAHLQGRIYLSGWSCLSLPSMMTTKEPEMEALQTDRESTRSKQDLKKRCRKCALCLKKLDETYKKPLCPDCTAKILTDEQAAFREDIRSLVREEVRASISSLPPAQREKRATKRASHMPLTSSESEQSLGDLSDGELFDRPPDSRDENRKYYFSSAELDDLIKAVRDTMKLEDVIEPRSVQDDMFGGLRPRNRIMFPVNDTLKKVITDEWASADRHLYLSREYKERLRFAEEDVNIYEDVPKVDAQVARMAKKTALPFEDSSHLKDPMDNRVDALMKRAWQTTAYTLESNIAATSVARSMFLWLGELDDQIKQKAPRDALLECMPLLKSATGFLADASAESMRLAARSAALSNMARRAVWLKTWKADTASKGRLCNIPFHGRYIFGADLEEILKRATDKTHSFPDQARTGFSHKRQPSFRPYRGKGKTGRWSYPKGGRGKPKTTPTPIEECQVGGRLLKFSREWQGVTDNPWVLQLIAQGYRIEFFTRPPPMSSESPPHNPQPCRISL, translated from the exons atgcagcgtgacgcggtgacgtcagacgccgtcggagaacccggaaatggcgggagatttaaaaatggaaacccccccggcaagcttccactgacagcacaccttcagggaaggatttatctgtctggCTGGTCCTGTCTATCGCTACCTAGCATGATGACTACtaaggaaccagagatggaagccctgcaaacc gacagggaatctacCCGGTCTAAACAAGACCTTAAAAAAAGATGCAGGAAATGCGCCCTGTGTCTCAAAAAACTTGACGAGACATATAAAAAGCCGCTATGTCCCGATTGTACCGCAAAAATCCTGACGGATGAACAGGCCGCCTTCAGGGAGGATATTAGATCCCTGGTCCGTGAAGAGGTCCGGGCATCAATCTCTAGTCTCCCCCCAGCACAGCGGGAAAAAAGAGCCACTAAGAGGGCGAGCCACATGCCGCTGACGAGCTCAGAGtctgagcaatccctgggcgacctGTCAGACGGCGAACTCTTCGACCGTCCCCCGGACTCCAGAGATGAGAATAGAAAATACTATTTCTCATCAGCAGAGCTGGACGACCTGATCAAAGCGGTCAGGGACACTATGAAGCTGGAGGATGTGATTGAGCCtaggtccgtacaggacgacatgttcgGTGGGCTCAGACCGAGAAACCGCATCATGTTTCCCGTAAACGATACCTTAAAGAAAGTGATCACGGATGAATGGGCCTCAGCAGATAGACACCTCTATCTATCCCGTGAGTACAAAGAAAGACTCCGGTTTGCGGAAGAGGATGTGAACATCTACGAGGATGTCCCCAAGGTGGATGCGCAAGTGGCCAGAATGGCTAAAAAGACAGCCCTACCGTTTGAGGACTCCTCCCACCTTAAAGATCCAATGGACAACAGGGTAGATGCcctgatgaaacgggcctggcaaaccACGGCCTATACGCTGGAGTCCAACATTGCAGCAACGTCCGTGGCCAGGTCAATGTTCCTCTGGTTAGGGGAACTCGATGACCAGATAAAACAGAAGGCCCCTAGAGACGcattactggaatgcatgcctctatTGAAATCGGCGAcgggcttcctggcagacgcatctGCCGAATCCATGAGACTGGCGGCTAGGAGTGCCGCATTATCTAATATGGCCAGGCGGGCAGTCTGGCTGAAGACGTGGAAGGCAGACACGGCATCTAAAGGGAGGCTATGTAATATTCCCTTCCATGGCCGGTACATCTTCGGCGCAGACCTAGAGGAGATCCTTAAAAGAGCTACGGATAAAACCCACAGCTTTCCGGACCAAGCGAGGACTGGGTTCTCTCACAAGCGCCAGCCATCCTTCAGGCCATATCGGGGCAAAGGGAAGACGggacgctggtcctaccccaaaggcggCAGGGGTAAGCCTAAAACAACCCCTACCCCCATAGAAGAGTGCCAGGTGGGGGGTAGATTACTGAAATTTTCCCGAGAATGGCAGGGGGTTACAGACAACCCGTGGGTCTTGCAACtcatagctcaggggtacagAATAGAGTTCTTCACCCGACCCCCCCCAATGTCTTCAGAATCACCCCCACACAATCCCCAACCCTGCAGGATATCTTTATAG